A single genomic interval of Staphylococcus hyicus harbors:
- a CDS encoding glutamate synthase subunit beta, translated as MGEFKGFMKYPKRKLDELPLTDRIANFDAYQWRFTNEDAQQQGARCMDCGTPFCQTGVQIERDTLGCPLGNYIPEWNDFVYRSDFKTAYERLSETNNFPDFTGYVCPAPCEASCVMKINRDSVAIKGIERTIIDEAFEQGWVKPRLPEERLNQKVAIVGSGPAGLAAAEELNALGYTVDVFEKQAQPGGLLTYGIPNMKLDKSVVFRRIDLMKEAGIHFYCNVEIGKDMTKEELDRTYDAIVVCTGAEKPRDLPLEGRMGLGIHFAMDYLTEQTQLLLGEATTQTISAKDKNVVVIGDGDTGADCVATALRDGCKSVVQFNRKAKKPERFVMNYSWPFPEPILKKDYAHQEYEAKFGVEPRAYGIQTMRFDIDDMFHVRGIYAQVQHDQADGTLIGDDREILIPADLVLLAIGFEGVTSQVTQALGLKVHRQKIMADTKDYKTNQDKYFAAGDARRGQSLVVWAIKEGREVAVSVHEHLKRKTFV; from the coding sequence ATGGGTGAATTTAAAGGGTTTATGAAATATCCGAAACGAAAGCTTGATGAGTTGCCTTTGACGGACCGAATTGCGAACTTTGATGCGTATCAATGGCGCTTTACTAATGAAGACGCACAACAACAAGGGGCACGGTGTATGGATTGTGGGACACCTTTTTGTCAAACAGGTGTTCAAATTGAGCGTGACACACTTGGTTGTCCGTTGGGTAATTATATTCCTGAATGGAATGATTTCGTGTACCGGAGCGATTTTAAAACAGCGTATGAACGTTTGTCCGAAACGAATAATTTTCCTGATTTCACGGGATATGTGTGTCCTGCGCCTTGTGAAGCGTCATGTGTGATGAAAATCAATCGTGATTCTGTGGCAATTAAAGGTATCGAGCGAACGATTATTGACGAGGCATTTGAACAAGGTTGGGTGAAGCCGCGATTACCAGAAGAGCGTTTAAATCAAAAAGTGGCGATTGTCGGAAGCGGACCAGCTGGACTCGCCGCGGCTGAAGAGTTAAACGCTTTAGGATATACAGTAGATGTATTTGAAAAACAAGCGCAACCAGGTGGATTATTAACGTATGGGATACCGAATATGAAATTAGATAAAAGTGTGGTGTTCCGACGTATTGATTTGATGAAAGAAGCGGGCATTCATTTTTATTGTAATGTAGAAATTGGTAAGGATATGACAAAAGAGGAATTAGATCGTACGTATGATGCCATTGTTGTATGTACAGGTGCTGAAAAACCACGGGACTTACCTTTAGAAGGGCGAATGGGTTTAGGCATTCATTTTGCGATGGATTATTTAACGGAACAAACACAATTGCTGCTAGGTGAGGCGACAACACAAACAATTTCGGCTAAAGACAAAAACGTCGTCGTTATTGGTGATGGCGATACCGGTGCGGACTGTGTTGCCACAGCGTTGCGTGATGGGTGTAAATCTGTCGTTCAATTTAATCGTAAAGCTAAAAAGCCTGAGCGCTTCGTTATGAATTACAGTTGGCCTTTTCCTGAGCCTATTTTGAAAAAAGATTATGCGCATCAAGAATATGAAGCGAAATTTGGGGTGGAACCAAGAGCTTATGGGATTCAAACGATGCGATTTGACATTGATGATATGTTTCATGTACGTGGAATTTATGCGCAAGTGCAACATGACCAAGCGGACGGCACGCTCATAGGAGATGACCGTGAGATTTTAATCCCAGCGGACCTTGTTTTATTAGCAATTGGTTTTGAAGGGGTGACATCTCAAGTGACACAAGCATTGGGATTAAAAGTGCATCGTCAAAAGATTATGGCAGATACGAAAGATTATAAAACGAATCAGGATAAATATTTTGCGGCTGGTGATGCACGACGAGGACAAAGCTTAGTTGTTTGGGCGATTAAAGAAGGACGTGAAGTCGCGGTTTCTGTTCACGAACATCTCAAACGCAAAACTTTTGTTTAA
- the gltC gene encoding glutamate biosynthesis transcriptional regulator GltC, which yields MELKQLKYFVEVAKREHISEAALELNVAQSAISRHISNLETELGTALFHRKGRNVYLTSEGKHLLKVARPILEQVDQTLDYFQMHQEIRSSTVMLGYIDGAVGQILPQVLDKIETDTDIKIIPTLLSAQDMKISLVSNEIDIAITNESIDDAQFQHHPLFEETYVLYGPPHHPLMTVPNPPMSHILKHQLYIHEPIADDFKAYIHAHAMHPVYQCKLPQFARFILQREKGFVIAPSYINLYSHTHQWSKISLSHTDMRKTVSLVYRKDNAHATQLKMINMLISHLQQHATYH from the coding sequence TTGGAATTAAAACAATTAAAGTACTTTGTAGAAGTTGCTAAAAGAGAACACATCTCTGAAGCTGCTTTAGAATTAAACGTCGCACAATCAGCCATAAGCCGTCATATTAGTAATTTAGAAACAGAATTAGGCACCGCTTTATTCCACCGTAAAGGACGTAACGTATATTTAACTTCAGAAGGGAAACATTTGCTTAAAGTTGCGCGTCCTATTTTAGAACAAGTAGATCAAACGTTAGACTATTTTCAAATGCATCAAGAAATACGTTCAAGTACAGTCATGCTCGGATATATTGATGGGGCAGTCGGTCAAATTTTACCTCAAGTATTAGATAAAATCGAAACAGACACGGACATCAAAATCATCCCTACTTTACTCAGTGCACAAGATATGAAAATATCCCTAGTTAGCAATGAAATTGATATTGCCATCACAAATGAAAGTATTGATGATGCACAATTTCAACATCATCCACTGTTTGAAGAAACATATGTTTTGTATGGTCCACCACACCATCCGTTAATGACCGTACCGAATCCACCGATGTCACATATTTTAAAACATCAACTTTACATTCATGAGCCAATAGCCGACGACTTTAAAGCCTATATACACGCACATGCAATGCATCCGGTGTATCAATGTAAACTCCCCCAATTTGCCCGTTTTATCTTACAGCGAGAAAAAGGCTTTGTCATTGCACCATCTTATATAAATCTATATAGTCATACACATCAGTGGTCTAAAATATCGTTATCTCATACAGATATGAGAAAGACGGTTTCACTCGTTTACCGTAAAGACAATGCGCACGCAACGCAATTAAAAATGATTAACATGCTCATATCACACTTACAACAACATGCAACTTATCATTAA
- a CDS encoding YibE/F family protein, whose translation MTRFQSHRSFLLTVLITVILAISVIIFTCFNARFYSTPIGKVTEIVKHHKETSIDEHKNKDIKYTDTLHIELLNTKDKGKTITVHHPYNQSKTEEQAYHPGDKVLLHLGKHSNDHFIQEKKRDTLVATVLSIFVIALLIVGHRVGVQSILSLTLNTIAILTAIGIYNTYTQLNLFMVMSVAVLIATSITLWLVIGWTKRTVVTIASTLLGTWLSVGISWAVIMWTHAEGIKYETMSFLTLPPHTIFLASVMVGSLGAVMDVAITISSGMYEIMQRSPHITRKRWILAGRNIGSDIMGTMTNILLFSYLAGGLPLLLLYLKNANTLTYSISMNWSLEIARAITGGIGIVLTIPLTIALMQLWHFWERGDRT comes from the coding sequence ATGACACGATTTCAATCGCATCGCTCATTTTTGTTGACGGTACTTATCACGGTGATTTTGGCAATATCCGTCATTATATTTACATGTTTTAATGCACGCTTTTATTCCACACCGATAGGAAAAGTCACAGAAATAGTGAAGCATCATAAAGAAACATCAATCGACGAACATAAAAATAAAGATATTAAGTATACAGATACACTACATATTGAATTACTGAACACGAAAGATAAAGGTAAAACGATTACTGTTCATCACCCATACAATCAATCCAAAACAGAAGAACAAGCGTATCACCCTGGCGACAAAGTATTGCTCCATCTCGGCAAACATTCAAACGATCATTTCATTCAGGAAAAGAAACGCGACACACTTGTTGCTACGGTATTGAGTATATTTGTGATTGCACTACTCATTGTAGGCCATCGCGTCGGCGTACAATCGATTTTGTCTCTCACATTAAATACGATAGCAATTTTAACAGCTATTGGTATTTATAATACATATACGCAGCTGAACTTGTTTATGGTGATGAGTGTTGCGGTCCTCATTGCAACCTCCATTACACTCTGGCTCGTCATCGGCTGGACGAAACGCACCGTGGTGACCATCGCCAGTACGTTACTTGGAACTTGGCTTTCAGTAGGCATCTCATGGGCCGTCATAATGTGGACACACGCAGAAGGTATTAAATATGAAACGATGAGCTTTTTAACATTGCCACCACATACGATATTTTTAGCATCAGTGATGGTGGGATCACTCGGAGCCGTAATGGATGTTGCCATTACGATATCAAGTGGTATGTACGAAATTATGCAACGCTCTCCACATATTACTCGAAAACGATGGATTCTTGCAGGGCGCAATATTGGCAGTGATATTATGGGAACAATGACGAACATATTGCTATTTTCCTATTTAGCAGGAGGGCTCCCGTTATTGCTCCTTTACTTAAAAAATGCGAATACACTCACATACAGTATTTCAATGAACTGGTCTTTAGAAATTGCTCGTGCGATTACGGGTGGCATCGGCATCGTATTAACTATTCCACTCACCATCGCACTGATGCAACTTTGGCATTTCTGGGAAAGAGGTGATCGCACATGA
- the treP gene encoding PTS system trehalose-specific EIIBC component, with protein MAVKVSDVRDIIDAIGGKDNLQTATHCVTRLRLVLEDDSKVNKDKLAANPLVKGQFKADNQYQIVIGPGTVDEAYNILVKETGTTEASKDEAKAMAAKKGNPIQRLIKLLGDIFIPILPAIVTAGLLLGINNVLTMPLINKSPSIVERVPQIADFANIINVIATTAFIFLPALVGWSAMRVFGGNPVLGLVLGLVLMHPQLLSQYDIGKVDKIPTWHIFGLNIEQLNYQGQVLPVLLAAYVLAKIEKALNKVVHDSIKLLVVGPIALLVTGFLAFLIIGPVALVIGKGITGAVTFLFQNAGWLGGAIYGLLYAPLVITGLHHMFLAVDFQLMGSNIGGTYLWPIVAMSNIAQGSAAFGAWYVYKKRKLDKERSLAATSGISGFLGVTEPAMFGVNLPLKYPFIAAILTSMCVGALIGAAGVIGSVGVGGVPAILSIKQQFWGVYIVGTLISMIVPCILTILLSRFSREKAKKMVDDNL; from the coding sequence ATGGCTGTAAAAGTATCAGATGTACGTGACATTATCGATGCTATTGGTGGTAAGGACAATTTACAAACCGCAACGCATTGTGTGACGCGCTTACGTTTAGTATTAGAAGATGATAGTAAAGTAAACAAAGACAAATTAGCTGCAAATCCACTTGTGAAAGGGCAATTTAAAGCTGATAATCAATACCAAATTGTCATTGGTCCAGGAACTGTCGACGAGGCGTATAACATTTTGGTTAAAGAAACAGGAACAACAGAAGCGTCAAAAGATGAAGCGAAAGCGATGGCTGCGAAAAAAGGGAATCCAATTCAACGTTTAATTAAATTGCTTGGAGACATCTTTATTCCGATTTTGCCTGCGATTGTCACTGCGGGTTTATTATTAGGCATTAACAACGTATTAACGATGCCGCTTATTAACAAATCACCGTCTATCGTCGAACGTGTACCACAAATCGCAGACTTTGCGAATATTATTAATGTGATTGCAACCACGGCATTTATTTTCTTACCTGCGCTTGTAGGATGGAGTGCGATGCGGGTATTTGGTGGAAACCCTGTATTAGGTCTTGTACTTGGACTCGTATTAATGCATCCACAATTACTTTCTCAGTACGATATTGGGAAAGTTGATAAGATACCTACTTGGCACATTTTCGGTTTGAACATCGAACAACTTAACTATCAAGGACAAGTGTTACCAGTCTTACTTGCTGCATACGTGTTAGCCAAAATTGAAAAGGCGCTTAACAAAGTGGTACATGATTCAATCAAGTTATTAGTCGTAGGTCCAATCGCTTTACTTGTAACGGGATTTTTAGCCTTTTTAATCATTGGTCCAGTCGCTTTGGTCATTGGTAAAGGCATTACTGGTGCAGTTACATTTTTATTCCAAAACGCTGGATGGCTTGGTGGTGCCATTTATGGTTTGTTGTATGCGCCTTTAGTCATTACAGGTCTACACCATATGTTTTTAGCAGTAGATTTCCAACTCATGGGTAGTAATATCGGTGGCACGTATTTATGGCCAATTGTTGCGATGTCTAATATTGCACAAGGTTCTGCTGCATTTGGTGCGTGGTATGTTTATAAAAAACGTAAGCTCGACAAGGAACGAAGCTTGGCTGCAACATCAGGTATTTCAGGATTTTTGGGTGTGACAGAACCAGCGATGTTTGGTGTAAACTTACCATTGAAATATCCGTTTATTGCTGCAATTTTAACATCTATGTGTGTCGGTGCGCTTATTGGTGCAGCAGGTGTTATCGGTAGTGTAGGTGTTGGTGGTGTCCCTGCGATTTTGTCCATCAAACAACAATTCTGGGGTGTATATATCGTAGGTACTTTAATATCAATGATTGTACCGTGTATATTAACAATTCTGTTATCGCGATTTAGTCGTGAAAAGGCGAAAAAAATGGTAGATGACAATCTTTAA
- the gltB gene encoding glutamate synthase large subunit, whose product MSNNSSYAQKGLYDAREEHDACGIGFYANMNNKRSHHIVEKSLEMLRRLDHRGGIGADGITGDGAGIMTEIPYAYFKTVVSLDLPPEGDYAVGMFFANEDISHSEHHVKIARIFEAEGLKLLGYRHVPVDVSCLAPHVAETMPTIQQMFVVNRGADHFDRALYLARKQIEHYSMKEKLGVYFTSLSRRTIVYKGWLRSDQIKTLYVDLQQEDYVSKFGSVHSRFSTNTFPSWERAHPNRLLMHNGEINTIQGNVNWMRARQQRLIQTVFGTDAHKVHRILDESGSDSAIVDNALEFLSLAMPPEQAAMLLIPEPWLYNESNDPNVRAFYEFYSYLMEPWDGPTMISFCDGDKLGALTDRNGLRPGRYTITKNNEIIFSSEVGVVDVDETDVAYKGQLNPGKLLLVDFNENKVVGNETLKQAIASQYPYAEWLDKERLMLELDEITYTDLDVSEAEVRRMQQRFGYTKEDIDKYLTELMTGGKDPIGAMGYDAPLAVLNEQPESLFNYFKQLFAQVTNPPIDAYREKIVTSELTYLGGEGNVLKPSPEALKRVQLKHPVLTEKQLQHIASHALKTAYFQTGYDEDLKEALNTLGKAVIEAVQQGVEVVVLEDKTVCDTTHFAMPMLLAVSHIHQLLIRHNLRMQTSIVAMSGEMREVHHLACLIGYGANATVPYLAQQTIADLTKMHRIQGEVASNVAQLNTIFSEGLIKVMAKMGISTVQSYHGAQIFEAVGLGDDVIKHYFPGTPSKLSGISLATLDAENKRRQTIEQPYLKPGSTFQWRQQGQYHTFNPMTIQLLQHACRDNDYAKFKQFSEVANHHTTSHLRDLFDFKSQHSISLEEVESVENIVKRFKTGAMSYGSISQEAHQTLAEAMNRLGGKSNSGEGGEALERYARSEDGADYKSAIKQVASGRFGVTSHYLQHAKEIQIKVAQGAKPGEGGQLPGTKVYPWIAEVRGSTPGIGLISPPPHHDIYSIEDLAQLIHDLKNVNREADITVKLVSKSGVGTIAAGVAKAFADKIVISGYDGGTGASPKTSIQHAGLPWELGLAETHQTLMLNGLRSRVRLETDGKLLTGRDVAYAAMLGAEEFGFATAPLVVLGCIMMRVCHKDTCPVGIATQNGELRSLFTGKADHVVNYMHFVAEELREILAELGLRSVDELVGRTDLLTPSSKARKHPKARELNLNALLHQNDGARTKSIDQQHGLENGFDLTTLLPATRQAIANGTTFSGTFSIGNVQRNVGVITGSEITRHYGLEGLAPNTINVYTTGHAGQSLGAWIPQGLSLYHTGDANDYVGKGLSGGRIVINAPHEAREQDIIVGNVCFYGATSGNAYINGRAGERFCIRNSGVNVVVEGVGDHGLEYMTGGRVVILGDVGKNFGQGMSGGVSYIFPLNVQTFKEAHALDTLDFDTVTDVKEATMLKQMLIQHVTYTQSKKAQRILEDFEIQLANCIKVIPKDYKQMMQKIYYYEQNQGRQEALLSAFNDHSDIAESKLDTTISVY is encoded by the coding sequence ATGTCTAACAATTCATCGTATGCTCAAAAAGGACTCTATGATGCGCGTGAAGAACATGACGCGTGTGGCATTGGTTTTTATGCCAATATGAATAATAAACGTTCGCACCACATTGTTGAAAAATCATTAGAAATGTTGCGTCGCCTGGATCATCGTGGAGGTATTGGTGCAGACGGTATAACTGGGGATGGCGCCGGTATTATGACGGAAATTCCGTACGCTTATTTTAAGACAGTGGTGTCATTGGATTTGCCGCCAGAAGGGGATTATGCAGTTGGTATGTTTTTTGCAAACGAAGACATTTCTCATTCTGAACATCATGTGAAAATTGCACGTATTTTTGAAGCAGAAGGGTTAAAACTTTTAGGTTATCGCCATGTTCCTGTTGATGTATCTTGTCTCGCGCCACATGTTGCTGAAACGATGCCTACCATTCAACAAATGTTCGTCGTGAATCGAGGGGCAGACCATTTCGATCGTGCACTTTATCTCGCGCGCAAACAAATTGAACATTATAGTATGAAAGAAAAATTAGGGGTTTATTTTACAAGTTTGTCTCGACGTACCATTGTGTATAAAGGGTGGTTGCGCTCGGATCAAATTAAGACATTGTATGTCGATTTACAACAAGAAGATTATGTTTCGAAATTTGGGTCCGTCCATTCACGTTTTAGTACTAATACGTTTCCGAGTTGGGAACGCGCCCACCCGAATCGACTATTAATGCATAATGGGGAGATTAATACGATACAAGGCAATGTGAATTGGATGCGTGCACGTCAGCAACGTTTAATTCAAACCGTTTTCGGTACAGATGCACATAAAGTTCATCGTATTTTAGATGAATCTGGAAGTGACTCAGCAATTGTTGATAACGCACTAGAGTTTTTAAGTTTAGCGATGCCGCCAGAACAAGCGGCGATGTTGCTCATTCCAGAACCGTGGTTGTACAATGAGAGCAACGACCCTAATGTGCGTGCATTTTATGAATTTTATAGTTATCTTATGGAACCGTGGGATGGACCAACGATGATTTCGTTTTGTGATGGGGATAAACTTGGGGCATTAACGGACCGTAATGGTTTGCGTCCGGGACGTTACACCATTACAAAGAATAACGAAATTATTTTTTCGTCTGAAGTTGGAGTCGTCGATGTTGATGAGACAGATGTGGCATATAAGGGGCAATTAAATCCAGGTAAGTTACTACTCGTTGATTTTAATGAAAATAAAGTCGTTGGTAATGAAACGTTAAAACAAGCCATCGCATCTCAATATCCATATGCGGAATGGCTGGATAAAGAACGTCTCATGTTGGAACTAGATGAGATCACATATACTGATTTAGACGTCTCAGAAGCCGAAGTACGTCGAATGCAACAACGATTTGGTTATACAAAAGAAGATATTGATAAATATTTAACAGAGCTTATGACAGGGGGTAAAGATCCTATAGGTGCCATGGGGTATGATGCACCACTTGCAGTGTTAAATGAACAACCCGAGTCATTATTTAACTATTTTAAACAACTCTTTGCACAAGTCACAAATCCACCAATCGATGCATATCGTGAAAAAATTGTAACGAGTGAACTTACGTATCTAGGTGGAGAAGGTAATGTGTTAAAGCCTAGTCCTGAAGCGCTTAAACGGGTGCAACTGAAACACCCTGTATTAACGGAAAAACAATTGCAACATATTGCTTCACACGCGTTGAAAACGGCATATTTTCAAACAGGATATGATGAAGACTTAAAAGAGGCGCTAAACACATTGGGGAAAGCAGTTATCGAAGCGGTTCAACAAGGGGTAGAAGTTGTCGTTTTGGAAGATAAAACGGTATGTGACACAACGCATTTTGCGATGCCTATGTTACTAGCAGTGAGCCATATTCATCAGTTGTTGATTCGTCATAATTTACGTATGCAAACAAGTATTGTTGCTATGTCTGGAGAAATGCGAGAAGTGCATCATCTGGCGTGTCTCATAGGATATGGTGCGAATGCGACAGTGCCTTATTTGGCACAACAAACCATTGCAGATCTAACAAAGATGCATCGTATTCAAGGGGAGGTTGCGTCAAATGTAGCGCAACTGAATACGATTTTTTCTGAAGGGCTTATTAAAGTAATGGCTAAAATGGGAATTTCAACAGTACAAAGTTATCATGGAGCACAGATTTTTGAAGCGGTTGGCTTAGGGGATGATGTCATAAAACATTATTTCCCAGGGACACCATCCAAACTTTCCGGAATATCATTAGCGACATTAGATGCTGAAAACAAACGGCGTCAAACGATAGAACAGCCATATTTAAAACCTGGCAGTACGTTCCAATGGCGACAACAAGGCCAATATCATACATTTAATCCAATGACCATTCAATTGTTACAACATGCATGTCGGGATAATGACTATGCCAAATTCAAACAATTTTCTGAGGTGGCGAACCATCATACGACGAGTCATTTGCGAGATTTGTTTGATTTTAAATCACAACACAGCATCTCTCTAGAAGAAGTCGAGTCTGTCGAAAATATTGTGAAACGGTTTAAAACTGGGGCAATGAGTTATGGTTCGATTTCTCAAGAAGCACACCAAACATTGGCAGAAGCGATGAACCGCCTCGGTGGTAAAAGTAATAGTGGCGAAGGTGGGGAAGCGCTTGAACGTTATGCACGTTCTGAAGACGGTGCTGACTATAAGAGTGCGATTAAACAAGTAGCATCAGGTCGTTTTGGTGTCACGAGCCATTATTTGCAACATGCTAAAGAAATTCAAATTAAAGTTGCACAAGGCGCTAAACCAGGCGAAGGTGGACAATTACCAGGTACGAAAGTATATCCTTGGATTGCCGAAGTGAGGGGGTCAACACCGGGGATTGGTTTGATTTCGCCACCCCCACACCATGATATTTATTCTATCGAAGACTTGGCGCAATTGATTCATGATTTAAAAAATGTGAATCGTGAAGCGGACATTACGGTTAAACTCGTATCGAAATCAGGGGTCGGTACCATTGCAGCAGGTGTGGCGAAAGCATTTGCAGATAAAATTGTAATTTCTGGTTACGATGGAGGCACAGGAGCCTCCCCAAAAACGAGTATTCAGCATGCAGGATTACCGTGGGAATTAGGTTTGGCGGAAACGCATCAAACATTGATGTTAAATGGTTTGCGCTCACGTGTACGTCTTGAAACGGATGGCAAGTTACTGACAGGTCGTGATGTGGCGTATGCAGCGATGTTAGGTGCGGAAGAGTTCGGTTTTGCAACGGCGCCTCTTGTTGTATTAGGGTGCATCATGATGCGTGTTTGTCATAAAGATACGTGTCCGGTCGGTATTGCGACGCAAAATGGGGAGTTACGTTCACTTTTTACAGGTAAAGCAGATCACGTGGTGAATTATATGCATTTTGTTGCGGAAGAATTACGCGAGATTTTAGCGGAACTTGGTTTACGTTCGGTAGATGAACTTGTGGGTCGAACAGATTTATTAACGCCATCTTCTAAGGCACGTAAACATCCGAAGGCACGTGAATTGAATCTAAATGCATTATTGCACCAAAATGATGGCGCACGCACGAAGTCAATTGATCAACAGCACGGTTTGGAAAATGGGTTTGATCTTACAACACTGTTACCTGCTACGCGTCAAGCGATTGCGAATGGTACAACTTTCAGTGGGACGTTCTCGATAGGCAATGTGCAACGTAATGTAGGTGTGATTACTGGAAGTGAAATCACACGACACTATGGTTTGGAAGGGCTTGCACCGAATACGATAAATGTATATACGACAGGGCACGCAGGTCAAAGCTTAGGGGCATGGATTCCTCAAGGTCTTTCACTCTATCATACTGGCGATGCGAATGATTATGTCGGTAAAGGCTTATCTGGGGGACGCATTGTCATAAATGCACCTCATGAAGCGCGAGAACAAGACATCATTGTGGGTAACGTGTGTTTTTATGGTGCGACGAGTGGTAACGCGTACATTAATGGGCGTGCTGGTGAACGTTTCTGTATTCGGAATAGTGGTGTGAATGTAGTTGTCGAAGGCGTTGGCGATCACGGTTTGGAATATATGACCGGGGGGCGTGTTGTGATTTTAGGCGATGTTGGTAAAAACTTCGGTCAAGGGATGAGTGGCGGTGTAAGCTACATATTCCCTTTAAATGTTCAGACGTTTAAGGAAGCGCATGCGCTTGATACATTGGATTTTGATACGGTTACGGACGTGAAAGAAGCAACCATGTTAAAACAAATGTTAATCCAGCATGTAACGTATACTCAAAGTAAAAAAGCACAACGTATTTTAGAAGACTTTGAAATACAGCTCGCAAATTGTATTAAAGTCATCCCGAAAGATTATAAACAAATGATGCAAAAAATTTATTATTATGAACAGAATCAAGGTCGCCAAGAGGCCTTGCTATCTGCATTTAATGATCATTCCGATATAGCCGAATCAAAATTGGATACGACCATTTCGGTATACTAA
- a CDS encoding YibE/F family protein codes for MNAVVILGLILFLLMLIFGGKSGAVAFGTLFLNFILLVIALISMIFGIPIYIVTIIFCIVVAAINLFALNGFNIKTFAAFISSIVTTVMMLVAIYLSIHLGHLQGFTQEEQDETYIFSMNIGIDMEQFMIFVVILAVIAAVIDLAITISSPMYELHETNPSLSSRALFESGMRVGREILATSANTIYLAFIGGSMTLVFWFFNLHYHFGHLINAKLFVQELITILLGGIAIAICIPITAALTAWLIHNHHRLPIQFNTPT; via the coding sequence ATGAACGCTGTCGTCATCTTAGGTCTGATTTTATTTCTATTAATGTTGATTTTTGGGGGTAAATCAGGTGCCGTTGCTTTTGGCACATTGTTTTTAAATTTTATTTTGCTCGTCATCGCATTGATATCGATGATTTTTGGTATCCCTATTTATATTGTGACAATTATTTTCTGTATCGTAGTGGCAGCGATAAACTTATTCGCTCTAAATGGTTTTAACATCAAAACCTTCGCAGCTTTCATATCAAGCATTGTCACAACCGTCATGATGCTCGTTGCGATTTATTTATCAATCCATTTAGGACATCTACAAGGTTTCACACAAGAGGAACAAGATGAAACGTATATTTTTTCAATGAATATCGGTATCGATATGGAACAATTCATGATTTTTGTCGTTATTCTTGCCGTCATTGCGGCAGTGATTGATTTAGCTATTACCATCAGCTCACCAATGTATGAGCTTCATGAAACGAACCCATCGTTATCTTCACGTGCATTATTTGAATCCGGTATGCGTGTCGGACGTGAAATTTTGGCTACATCTGCCAATACGATATATTTAGCATTTATTGGCGGTTCGATGACACTTGTATTTTGGTTCTTTAATTTACATTATCATTTTGGTCACCTTATTAATGCCAAACTCTTTGTACAAGAGCTGATTACCATTTTACTCGGTGGCATCGCCATAGCCATATGTATTCCAATTACAGCCGCACTGACAGCTTGGCTCATTCACAATCATCATCGGTTACCCATTCAATTTAACACCCCTACATGA